One stretch of Oncorhynchus tshawytscha isolate Ot180627B unplaced genomic scaffold, Otsh_v2.0 Un_contig_8626_pilon_pilon, whole genome shotgun sequence DNA includes these proteins:
- the LOC121842372 gene encoding small conductance calcium-activated potassium channel protein 3-like: protein MEQRKLSDQANTLVDLSKMQSVMYELMSELNDRSEDLERQMLSLETRVEQLTAGFSALPAHLSATLSAQHTTLLHLLRERDYRGGGWGGAGGGGTALVPVAQLAPAHALTPSPTLAPEPQQPPEGTIEGSTSANTSTSSC from the exons ATGGAGCAGAGGAAACTGAGTGATCAGGCCAACACTCTGGTGGACCTCTcaaag aTGCAAAGTGTGATGTACGAGCTGATGTCGGAGCTGAACGATCGCAGTGAGGACCTGGAGCGACAGATGCTGTCTCTGGAAACGCGGGTGGAACAGCTGACCGCTGGCTTTAGTGCCCTGCCTGCCcacctgtctgccactctgtctgCCCAGCACACCACCTTGCTCCACCTGCTCAGAGAGAGGGACTacaggggaggaggatggggaggtgCAGGTGGAGGAGGGACAGCCCTGGTCCCTGTTGCTCAGCTGGCCCCTGCCCATGCCCTGACCCCAAGCCCAACCCTGGCCCCAGAGCCACAGCAGCCCCCAGAAGGAACCATAGAGGGTAGCACTAGTGCCAATACTAGCACCTCCAGTtgttga